One window of the Buchnera aphidicola (Meitanaphis elongallis) genome contains the following:
- the rpsQ gene encoding 30S ribosomal protein S17 — MSDKIRTLLGCVVSNRMQKSLVVSIERVIKHPLYKKFIKRTTKLHVHDEKNECSLGDVIEVRECRPISKTKSWTLVRIVKKAIV; from the coding sequence GTGAGTGATAAGATTCGAACATTATTAGGTTGTGTTGTTAGCAATAGGATGCAAAAATCTTTAGTTGTTTCTATTGAACGTGTAATTAAGCATCCGTTATATAAAAAATTTATTAAGCGTACAACTAAATTGCATGTTCATGACGAAAAGAATGAATGTTCTTTAGGAGATGTAATAGAGGTTCGAGAATGTCGTCCAATATCTAAAACAAAATCTTGGACTTTAGTGCGTATAGTTAAGAAAGCTATTGTTTGA
- the rplQ gene encoding 50S ribosomal protein L17 has product MRHRKIGRKFNRNSSHVRAMLKNMACALLHYEVIKTTVSKAKELRRIVEPLITRSKINSIANRRLVFSEIRSNSIVFKLFNDLGPYFLSTSGGYTRVLKCGYRLGDKAPMAYIQLTNRLKDKSKSLSKR; this is encoded by the coding sequence ATGAGACATAGAAAAATTGGTCGTAAATTTAATAGAAATAGTTCCCATGTACGAGCTATGTTGAAAAACATGGCATGTGCATTACTACATTATGAAGTGATAAAAACTACGGTCTCTAAGGCTAAAGAGTTGCGTCGTATAGTAGAACCGTTAATAACTCGGTCTAAAATAAATTCAATTGCTAATAGACGTTTAGTTTTTTCTGAAATTCGGAGTAACAGCATAGTGTTTAAATTATTTAATGATTTAGGTCCGTATTTTTTGAGTACATCAGGTGGATATACTCGAGTATTAAAATGTGGTTATCGTTTAGGTGATAAAGCTCCTATGGCATATATTCAATTGACTAATAGATTAAAAGATAAAAGTAAAAGTTTGTCTAAAAGATAA
- the secY gene encoding preprotein translocase subunit SecY, with translation MIDKNFGKNPKVVNNKFSELKRRIFFVLISLIVFRIGSFIPVPGIDTAVLSQLLQYQKGTLIEMFNMFSGGSLNRASIFALGIMPFISASIVIQILTLVYPKFIDMKKNGEVGRKKINLYIRYATLILAGLQSFGAAMSLTNISGFHHLVVNPNIYFYFTTIISLVTGTMFLMWLGELITEKGIGNGISIIIFSGIVSNLPVAIKHTLETVKQGSLHVFSVFLIVVVIFLVVFFVVFVEKSYRKINVNYARNYQNRRICFEHSTHLPLKLNMAGVIPAIFASSVILFPISVASWFGGGENWRWLINISFYLQPTQPLYIFLYAITITFFCFFYTGLIFNPRETADNLKKSGAFIPGIRPGIQTAKYVNKVTLRLTLIGSIYMILICLVPEFMRISIGVPFYFGGTSLLIVVVVIIDFISQIQTHIMSAQYESVLKKANLNF, from the coding sequence ATGATAGACAAGAATTTTGGTAAGAATCCTAAAGTTGTTAATAATAAATTTAGTGAATTGAAAAGAAGAATTTTTTTTGTTTTAATCTCACTAATAGTTTTTAGAATAGGATCTTTTATTCCTGTTCCTGGGATTGATACTGCAGTTTTGTCGCAATTGTTGCAGTATCAGAAAGGTACTTTGATAGAAATGTTTAATATGTTTTCTGGTGGGTCTTTGAATCGAGCATCTATTTTTGCATTGGGTATTATGCCTTTTATATCAGCATCAATTGTTATTCAAATACTTACGTTAGTGTATCCAAAATTTATAGACATGAAAAAAAATGGAGAAGTTGGTCGAAAAAAGATTAATTTATATATAAGATATGCTACTTTAATATTAGCTGGACTGCAATCTTTTGGTGCTGCGATGAGTTTGACAAACATATCAGGATTTCACCATTTGGTTGTTAATCCCAATATTTATTTTTATTTTACAACTATTATAAGTTTAGTAACAGGTACTATGTTTTTAATGTGGTTGGGTGAACTTATTACTGAGAAAGGCATTGGGAATGGTATCTCCATAATAATATTTTCAGGAATTGTATCTAATTTACCTGTTGCTATTAAGCATACGTTGGAAACAGTTAAGCAAGGAAGTTTGCATGTGTTTTCAGTTTTTTTAATTGTAGTAGTTATTTTCTTAGTAGTATTTTTTGTTGTATTTGTTGAGAAAAGTTATAGAAAGATTAATGTAAATTATGCGAGAAATTATCAAAATCGTCGTATTTGTTTCGAACATAGTACACATCTTCCATTAAAGTTAAATATGGCAGGTGTTATTCCAGCAATTTTCGCGTCTAGTGTTATATTATTTCCTATTTCTGTAGCTTCTTGGTTTGGTGGTGGAGAGAATTGGAGATGGTTAATAAATATTTCTTTTTATTTGCAACCTACTCAACCGCTATATATATTTTTATATGCAATAACTATTACTTTTTTTTGTTTTTTTTATACTGGATTGATATTTAATCCTCGTGAAACAGCAGATAATTTAAAAAAGTCTGGAGCATTTATTCCTGGTATTCGACCTGGAATACAAACAGCTAAATATGTTAATAAAGTAACATTACGATTAACATTAATTGGTTCTATTTATATGATATTGATTTGTTTAGTACCGGAGTTCATGCGAATATCTATAGGAGTTCCATTTTATTTTGGAGGTACTTCATTATTAATTGTAGTAGTGGTGATTATAGATTTTATTTCTCAAATACAAACACATATTATGTCTGCTCAATATGAATCTGTGTTAAAAAAAGCTAATTTAAATTTTTAA
- the rplF gene encoding 50S ribosomal protein L6, which translates to MSRIAKKLIFIPSDVMISIVGQNVQVTRASNTLSCVVNNSVSVVYINNNLIFKSRVNSSKGWAQAGTSRSLVNSMIIGVTTGFLKKLQLLGVGYRASIVDTNVVHMSLGYSHIIKYLVPNGITVECPSQIEIIVKGTDKQLVGQVAANIRSYRTPESYKGKGIRYNDEVIRTKEAKKK; encoded by the coding sequence ATGTCTCGTATAGCAAAAAAGTTAATTTTTATTCCTTCTGATGTTATGATTTCAATAGTAGGGCAAAACGTTCAAGTTACGAGAGCAAGCAATACTCTTAGTTGTGTTGTAAATAATAGTGTTTCAGTAGTTTATATTAATAATAATTTAATATTTAAAAGTAGAGTTAATTCTTCTAAAGGTTGGGCGCAAGCTGGAACTTCTAGATCATTGGTTAATTCTATGATTATTGGAGTAACAACTGGATTTTTAAAGAAATTGCAGTTATTAGGTGTTGGTTATAGAGCATCGATAGTTGATACTAATGTTGTTCATATGTCTTTAGGTTATTCTCATATAATCAAATATTTAGTTCCGAATGGTATTACTGTAGAATGTCCATCTCAAATAGAAATTATTGTTAAAGGTACTGATAAGCAATTAGTTGGTCAGGTAGCAGCTAATATAAGGTCTTATAGAACTCCAGAATCATATAAAGGAAAAGGTATTCGTTATAATGATGAAGTAATACGCACGAAGGAGGCTAAAAAGAAATAA
- the rpmD gene encoding 50S ribosomal protein L30: MVKYLIITQIKSSIGRLPKHKATLIGLGLRYIGHTVKRQDTSSVQGMIRKLSYMLQVTSKIVD; the protein is encoded by the coding sequence ATGGTTAAATATCTTATTATTACTCAAATTAAAAGTTCGATAGGACGTTTACCTAAACATAAAGCTACTTTAATTGGATTAGGGTTACGTTATATAGGTCATACTGTTAAACGTCAAGATACATCTTCTGTTCAGGGGATGATAAGAAAGTTATCTTACATGTTACAAGTTACTTCAAAGATTGTTGATTAG
- the rpoA gene encoding DNA-directed RNA polymerase subunit alpha: protein MQGSVNEFLKPRLVDIEHISITHAKIVLEPLERGFGHTLGNALRRILLSSMPGCAVTEVEIEGVLHEYSTKEGIKEDTIEMLLNLKGLAVKLYGKDQVILTLNKFGVGVVKASDINHNSDVEIVNPEHVICNLTYDNASIVMRIKIERGRGYVTAASRMNLIDREHAIGRLLIDACYSPIERIVYNVEAARVAQRTDLDKLVIEMETNGTIDPEEAIRRAATILSDQLEAFVDLKDIREPETKEEKPEFEPVLLRSVDDLELTVRSANCLKAETIHYIGDLVQKTEVDLLKTPNLGKKSLTEIKDVLAARGLSLGMRLENWPPISIIDD, encoded by the coding sequence ATGCAGGGTTCTGTAAATGAGTTTTTAAAACCAAGATTAGTAGATATCGAACATATTAGTATAACACATGCTAAAATTGTTCTTGAACCTTTAGAACGTGGTTTTGGTCATACTCTTGGAAATGCTTTGCGCCGAATTTTGTTATCTTCTATGCCTGGTTGTGCAGTAACAGAAGTAGAAATTGAAGGAGTACTTCATGAATATAGTACTAAAGAAGGAATAAAAGAAGATACTATTGAAATGTTGTTAAATTTAAAGGGATTAGCAGTAAAATTATATGGCAAGGATCAAGTGATTCTTACGTTGAACAAATTTGGTGTAGGTGTAGTAAAAGCATCTGATATTAATCATAATAGTGATGTAGAAATTGTTAACCCTGAACATGTAATTTGCAATTTAACGTATGACAATGCGTCGATAGTGATGAGAATTAAAATAGAAAGAGGTAGAGGTTACGTTACTGCTGCTTCTAGAATGAATTTAATAGATAGGGAACATGCTATAGGGAGGTTATTGATAGATGCATGCTATAGTCCTATAGAACGAATTGTATATAATGTAGAAGCAGCTCGAGTGGCTCAGAGAACTGATTTAGATAAATTAGTAATTGAAATGGAAACTAATGGTACTATTGATCCTGAAGAGGCTATTCGTCGTGCGGCTACAATTTTATCAGATCAATTAGAGGCATTTGTGGATCTAAAAGATATTCGTGAACCAGAGACGAAAGAAGAAAAACCAGAATTTGAACCTGTTTTACTTCGTTCGGTTGACGACTTAGAATTAACAGTTAGATCTGCTAATTGTTTAAAAGCAGAAACGATACATTATATTGGAGATCTAGTTCAAAAAACTGAGGTGGATTTACTAAAAACTCCTAATTTAGGTAAAAAATCTTTAACTGAGATTAAGGACGTATTAGCAGCAAGAGGTTTATCATTAGGTATGCGTTTAGAGAATTGGCCTCCGATAAGTATTATAGATGATTAA
- the rplO gene encoding 50S ribosomal protein L15, which translates to MHLNNISPAIGSHKACKRKGRGIGSCLGKTAGRGHKGQKSRSGGKVNRGFEGGQTPLYRRIPKYGFVSLKKKNKCEVRSSELLQFSDEIINLKLLKKYNIINKNAKFVKIMLSGVITTPLKIHGLHITKGVRSMIEASGGKIQK; encoded by the coding sequence ATGCATTTGAATAATATATCTCCAGCGATAGGTTCTCATAAAGCATGCAAAAGAAAAGGTCGAGGTATTGGGTCTTGTTTAGGAAAAACTGCAGGAAGGGGACATAAAGGACAAAAATCTCGTTCTGGCGGAAAAGTTAATAGGGGATTTGAAGGAGGTCAAACTCCTTTATATAGAAGGATTCCAAAATATGGATTTGTTTCTTTAAAAAAGAAAAATAAATGTGAGGTTAGGTCATCAGAATTGTTACAATTTTCAGACGAAATTATTAATTTAAAATTGTTAAAAAAATATAATATAATTAATAAAAATGCTAAATTTGTTAAAATAATGTTATCTGGAGTTATTACTACTCCGTTGAAAATTCATGGACTGCATATTACGAAAGGAGTGCGCAGTATGATTGAAGCTTCCGGTGGAAAAATTCAAAAATAA
- the rplN gene encoding 50S ribosomal protein L14, with protein sequence MIQEQSVLNVADNSGARFAMCIKVLGGSRRRYANIGDIIKVAIKEAIPRGKVKKGEVYRAVVVRTKKGIKRIDGSAIRFDSNSCIILNNNDQPVGTRIFGPVTRELRNEKFMKVISLAPEVL encoded by the coding sequence ATGATTCAAGAACAAAGTGTGTTAAATGTAGCTGATAACTCTGGAGCACGTTTTGCTATGTGTATCAAAGTTCTTGGTGGTTCGCGTCGAAGATATGCAAACATAGGAGATATTATTAAAGTTGCGATTAAAGAAGCTATACCTAGGGGCAAGGTGAAAAAAGGAGAAGTTTATAGGGCAGTTGTAGTACGAACCAAGAAAGGAATAAAACGTATTGATGGTTCTGCTATTAGATTTGATTCTAATTCTTGTATTATATTAAATAATAATGATCAACCTGTGGGAACAAGAATTTTTGGTCCTGTTACTCGAGAACTGAGAAATGAAAAATTTATGAAAGTCATTTCATTAGCTCCAGAAGTCTTGTAA
- the rplR gene encoding 50S ribosomal protein L18, with protein sequence MSKKKARMRRATKIRCKLKSLQSTRLVVHRTSKHIYAQIISSNNSSVLVVASTLERRLSQLIKYTGNIEAAITIGKIIAERALKIGIINVSFDRSGFQYHGRVKALAESARQVGLKF encoded by the coding sequence ATTAGTAAAAAAAAGGCTCGAATGCGTAGAGCAACTAAAATAAGATGTAAATTAAAGTCGTTACAATCTACTCGTTTAGTAGTGCATCGTACTTCTAAACATATTTATGCACAAATTATTTCTTCCAATAATTCTTCAGTTTTAGTAGTTGCTTCGACTCTTGAAAGAAGGTTATCACAATTAATTAAATATACGGGTAATATAGAAGCTGCTATTACTATTGGAAAAATTATTGCGGAAAGAGCTTTAAAGATAGGAATTATAAATGTTTCTTTCGATCGTTCTGGTTTTCAATATCACGGCAGAGTTAAAGCGTTAGCTGAATCAGCAAGACAGGTAGGATTAAAATTTTAG
- the rpsN gene encoding 30S ribosomal protein S14, with product MAKQSMKAREVKRVKLANKFFLKRDRLKTIISDITVSKEDRWNAVLKLQVFPRDSSPIRQRNRCRQTGRPHAFLRKFGLSRIKVREAAMKGEIPGLKKASW from the coding sequence ATGGCTAAACAATCAATGAAAGCACGCGAAGTAAAGCGCGTTAAGCTAGCTAATAAATTTTTTTTAAAGAGAGATCGTCTCAAAACTATTATATCTGATATAACGGTTTCTAAAGAAGATCGTTGGAACGCTGTATTGAAATTACAAGTGTTTCCTAGAGATTCTAGCCCTATTCGTCAACGTAATCGTTGTCGTCAAACCGGTCGTCCACATGCTTTTTTAAGAAAGTTTGGATTAAGTCGAATTAAAGTTCGAGAAGCGGCTATGAAGGGTGAGATTCCTGGATTAAAAAAGGCTAGCTGGTAA
- the rplE gene encoding 50S ribosomal protein L5, translated as MSFFYNYYTTEISKKLMCKFNYSSVMQVPTIDKITLNIGVGLASIDKKYLDNAISDLTKISGQKPLVTKARKSVSSFKIRKGYPIGCKVTLRGKRKWDFLERLIVVAIPRIRDFRGFSDKAFDGRGNYSIGIREQIIFPEIDYDKIDRIRGLNITITTTAMSDREGYALLSFFNFPFCK; from the coding sequence GTGTCATTTTTTTATAACTATTATACAACTGAAATATCAAAGAAGTTAATGTGTAAATTTAATTATTCTTCTGTTATGCAAGTACCAACAATAGATAAAATTACTTTAAATATTGGTGTAGGATTGGCTTCAATAGATAAAAAATATCTTGATAATGCTATTTCTGATTTGACAAAGATATCTGGTCAAAAGCCGTTAGTTACTAAAGCACGCAAATCAGTTTCTAGTTTTAAAATTCGTAAAGGATATCCTATTGGTTGTAAGGTTACTTTGCGAGGAAAAAGAAAGTGGGATTTTTTAGAACGATTAATTGTTGTAGCGATACCTAGAATTCGTGACTTTAGGGGATTTTCTGATAAAGCTTTTGATGGACGAGGAAACTATAGTATTGGAATTAGAGAGCAGATAATTTTTCCTGAAATTGATTATGATAAAATAGATCGCATTAGAGGTTTAAATATTACCATCACTACTACTGCTATGTCTGATCGAGAAGGCTATGCATTATTATCGTTTTTCAATTTTCCATTTTGTAAATAA
- the rpmC gene encoding 50S ribosomal protein L29, whose product MQELHIELVNLLQEQFGLRLQLSSKKLQKPHLLRLVRRNIARVNFLLSRKEKYSE is encoded by the coding sequence ATTCAAGAATTGCACATCGAGTTAGTCAATTTATTACAAGAACAGTTTGGTCTTCGTTTACAGCTTTCTTCTAAAAAGTTACAGAAACCTCATTTATTACGATTGGTTCGGCGTAACATAGCTAGAGTTAATTTTTTATTAAGTAGAAAGGAAAAATACAGTGAGTGA
- the rpsD gene encoding 30S ribosomal protein S4, producing the protein MAKYLGPKLKLSRREGTDLFLKSGMRSIDFKCKLEQLPGQHGSKKSRLSDYGIQLREKQKVRRLYGVLESQFRNYYKRAVRLKGNTGDNLLILLESRLDNVIYRMGFGATRSEARQLVSHKSVLVNNNTVNIPSYQVSPGDIIGICEKSKKQVRIKAALELSEQREKPSWIEVNTSHMKGIFKQVPERSDLSSEINEHLIVELYSK; encoded by the coding sequence ATGGCAAAATATTTAGGACCAAAATTAAAATTATCTAGAAGAGAGGGAACGGATTTGTTTTTAAAATCTGGTATGCGGTCCATTGATTTTAAATGTAAATTAGAACAACTTCCAGGTCAACATGGTTCTAAAAAATCACGTTTGTCTGATTATGGTATTCAATTGCGAGAAAAACAAAAAGTACGTCGTTTATATGGTGTATTAGAGTCACAATTTCGTAACTATTATAAACGTGCTGTAAGACTTAAAGGAAATACAGGAGATAATTTATTAATTTTATTGGAGAGTCGTTTAGACAATGTGATTTATAGAATGGGATTTGGTGCTACGCGATCCGAAGCTCGTCAGTTAGTAAGTCATAAATCAGTTTTAGTAAATAACAACACAGTAAATATTCCTTCTTATCAGGTGTCTCCTGGTGATATTATTGGTATTTGTGAAAAATCGAAAAAGCAGGTTCGTATAAAAGCAGCTCTAGAGTTGTCTGAACAACGTGAAAAACCGTCTTGGATAGAAGTAAATACGTCTCATATGAAAGGTATATTTAAGCAAGTTCCTGAACGTTCTGATTTATCTTCAGAAATTAATGAACATTTGATTGTTGAACTTTATTCTAAATAA
- the rpsE gene encoding 30S ribosomal protein S5, translated as MVIYIDKKNNLDLKEKLISVNRVSKTVKGGRIFSFTALTVVGNGNGRVGFGYGKAREVPAAIQKAMEKARRNMISITLNKNTLQHAIIGTYTSSNVFMKPASEGTGIIAGGAMRSVLEVAGVHNVLAKTYGSTNPINVVRATMSGLKSMKSPKMIAAKRNKLIRDIMVNRHG; from the coding sequence ATGGTAATATATATAGATAAAAAAAATAATTTAGATTTAAAGGAAAAGTTGATTTCTGTTAATCGTGTTTCAAAGACGGTAAAGGGTGGCCGAATTTTTTCGTTCACTGCGTTAACGGTAGTAGGTAATGGTAATGGAAGGGTTGGCTTTGGATATGGAAAAGCTCGTGAAGTTCCTGCTGCTATTCAAAAAGCTATGGAAAAGGCGCGTCGAAATATGATTAGTATTACTTTAAACAAAAATACGTTACAACATGCTATTATTGGAACTTATACTAGTTCAAATGTATTTATGAAACCAGCTTCAGAAGGGACTGGTATTATTGCTGGTGGTGCTATGAGATCAGTATTAGAAGTGGCAGGTGTCCACAACGTATTAGCAAAAACTTATGGATCTACCAATCCTATAAATGTAGTACGAGCAACTATGTCTGGTTTAAAAAGTATGAAATCTCCAAAAATGATAGCAGCTAAGCGTAACAAATTAATTAGAGATATTATGGTAAATAGACATGGTTAA
- the fmt gene encoding methionyl-tRNA formyltransferase has product MISNHINIKKKSLKIIFSGTQNFSAQHLKQLIYTKHNIVGVLTKPDLPSGRGKLIVESPVKKIAKEHIIPVFQPKTLEDKKIYTQLYELNADIMIVVAYGLIIPKKILNMFSMGCINVHASLLPRWRGATPIQSAILYGDSITGVTIIQMDEGIDTGKILYSISCNIEKTDTSQSLHTKLSKIGCKAILLVLHNLKFNKYNSIIQSKLTTYSKKINKQDAQLNWSQDATKLEKCIRAFNPWPVSFFKIQNVQIKVWAATVIMQCNQNKHELGKIILINKHGLQIQTKNNILNITKVQLPGKKIMHAYNLINSKIISSYQK; this is encoded by the coding sequence ATGATTTCTAATCATATTAATATCAAAAAAAAATCTTTAAAAATCATCTTTTCAGGAACACAAAATTTTTCAGCACAACATTTAAAACAATTAATTTATACTAAACACAATATCGTCGGAGTACTTACTAAACCAGATCTACCTTCTGGAAGAGGTAAATTAATAGTTGAATCTCCAGTCAAAAAAATTGCTAAAGAACATATAATTCCTGTTTTTCAACCAAAAACATTAGAAGACAAAAAAATATATACTCAATTGTATGAACTCAATGCTGACATAATGATAGTAGTTGCATATGGTCTCATTATTCCCAAAAAAATACTAAACATGTTTTCAATGGGATGTATCAATGTGCATGCTTCTTTATTACCTAGATGGAGAGGAGCTACACCAATACAATCTGCAATTCTATATGGAGATTCGATCACCGGAGTAACTATTATACAAATGGACGAAGGTATTGATACCGGAAAAATACTGTACTCAATATCATGTAACATAGAAAAAACTGATACAAGCCAAAGTCTACACACAAAATTAAGTAAAATAGGATGCAAAGCAATATTATTAGTACTACATAATCTTAAATTCAACAAATATAATTCTATAATTCAAAGTAAATTAACAACATATTCTAAAAAGATAAACAAACAAGATGCACAACTAAATTGGTCTCAAGATGCAACAAAACTAGAAAAATGCATACGAGCATTTAATCCATGGCCAGTTAGTTTTTTTAAAATACAAAACGTACAAATTAAAGTTTGGGCTGCTACCGTTATTATGCAATGTAACCAAAATAAACATGAATTAGGAAAAATAATATTAATAAATAAACATGGACTACAAATACAAACTAAAAACAATATACTTAATATTACAAAAGTTCAACTTCCCGGAAAAAAAATAATGCACGCATACAATCTAATTAATTCAAAAATTATTAGTTCATACCAAAAATAA
- the rplX gene encoding 50S ribosomal protein L24: protein MAAKIRKDDKVILITGKEKGKIGVVKKVLSNGKVIVEGINVVKKHQKSIPDQNIVGGIITKEAGIDISNIAILNPITDKSDRIGFRIENNKKVRFFKSNNITVK, encoded by the coding sequence ATGGCAGCAAAAATTAGAAAAGATGATAAAGTTATACTTATAACGGGGAAAGAAAAAGGAAAAATTGGAGTAGTTAAAAAAGTATTATCTAATGGAAAAGTTATTGTAGAAGGTATTAATGTAGTGAAAAAACATCAAAAATCTATTCCAGATCAAAATATAGTAGGAGGAATTATAACAAAAGAAGCTGGTATTGATATTTCTAATATAGCTATTTTAAATCCTATTACAGATAAATCAGATCGTATTGGCTTTAGAATAGAAAACAATAAAAAAGTAAGATTTTTTAAGTCGAATAATATTACTGTTAAGTGA
- the rpsM gene encoding 30S ribosomal protein S13 — translation MARIAGINIPDNKHIIIALMSIYGIGKKRSKLICISSGVSENITIRSLTENQVELLRNEVSKFIVEGDLRREVNLNIKRLVDLNCYRGLRHRKNLPVRGQRTKTNARTRKGSRKFVKRII, via the coding sequence GTGGCTCGCATAGCTGGTATTAATATTCCTGATAATAAACATATTATTATCGCATTAATGAGTATATATGGAATCGGTAAAAAACGATCTAAATTAATTTGTATTTCATCGGGTGTATCTGAAAATATTACTATACGAAGTTTAACTGAAAATCAGGTAGAATTACTAAGAAATGAAGTATCTAAATTTATTGTTGAAGGTGATCTTCGCAGAGAAGTAAATCTAAATATAAAACGTTTAGTAGATCTTAATTGTTATCGTGGTTTACGTCATCGTAAAAATCTTCCAGTTCGCGGTCAAAGAACTAAAACTAATGCTCGTACTAGGAAAGGTTCTCGAAAATTTGTAAAAAGAATAATATGA
- the rpsH gene encoding 30S ribosomal protein S8 has translation MTMQDPIADMLTRIRNSQLANKISVIMPSSKLKIAISIVLKEEGYIRNYVIEHQKYITKPQLKLVLKYFNGKPVIENIQRISSPGLRIYSRRNKLPKIMSGLGIAIISTSKGVMTDKSARRIGLGGEIICHVT, from the coding sequence ATGACTATGCAAGATCCTATAGCGGATATGTTGACTAGAATTCGAAATAGTCAATTAGCTAATAAAATATCAGTAATCATGCCTTCTTCAAAATTGAAAATAGCAATTAGTATTGTTTTGAAAGAGGAAGGATATATAAGAAATTATGTTATAGAACATCAAAAATATATTACTAAACCTCAATTAAAATTAGTTTTAAAGTATTTTAATGGAAAGCCTGTTATTGAAAATATACAAAGAATTAGTTCTCCTGGTCTACGAATATATAGTAGAAGAAATAAGTTACCGAAAATTATGTCTGGATTAGGTATAGCTATAATTTCTACTTCAAAAGGAGTTATGACTGATAAATCAGCACGTCGGATCGGTCTTGGTGGTGAAATTATTTGTCATGTAACTTAA
- the rpmJ gene encoding 50S ribosomal protein L36: MKVRTSVKKLCRNCKIVRRNRTVRVICSTDPKHKQRQG; encoded by the coding sequence ATGAAAGTTCGTACTTCAGTAAAAAAGTTATGTAGAAATTGCAAGATTGTTCGTAGGAATAGGACTGTTCGTGTTATTTGTAGTACAGATCCTAAACATAAACAACGTCAAGGTTGA
- the rpsK gene encoding 30S ribosomal protein S11 gives MVKELVRIKKRVRQQILDGVAHIHASFNNTIVSISDRQGNVLGWATSGGSGFRGSRKSTPFAAQVAAERCSEMVKDYGIKNLEVMVKGPGPGRESTIRALNSAGFRITNITDITPIPHNGCRPSKKRRV, from the coding sequence GTGGTAAAAGAATTAGTTCGCATTAAAAAGCGTGTTAGGCAGCAAATATTAGATGGTGTAGCGCATATTCACGCTTCTTTCAATAATACTATTGTATCTATTAGTGATAGACAGGGAAATGTTTTAGGATGGGCTACTTCAGGTGGATCTGGTTTTAGGGGATCTAGGAAATCTACTCCTTTTGCTGCTCAAGTTGCTGCTGAACGTTGTTCAGAAATGGTAAAAGATTATGGTATTAAAAATTTGGAAGTAATGGTTAAAGGTCCGGGACCAGGTAGAGAATCTACTATTAGAGCTTTAAATTCTGCTGGTTTTCGTATTACTAATATTACTGATATCACTCCTATCCCTCATAATGGTTGTCGTCCTTCCAAAAAACGGCGAGTTTAG